The proteins below come from a single Caulobacter flavus genomic window:
- a CDS encoding filamentous hemagglutinin N-terminal domain-containing protein: MTAHNTHGDAGVRRARSQLLGGASLVAFIALGGGAWAQVASLRGAASLPAATGAGAPSVAVPVVPGLSTGGQSAAAQAAAARALRNASKAQQAVTLAAQAQAAARQASGGAAVPNGLAPGGLAPVANPTTKNTGLGLSLWTGAQLPTQTTKADGSVQVDVKQTDSRAVLSWETFNVGAQTTLNFDQSQNGVAKPDWVVLNRVVGQLDPATGMRTGAAAAPSQILGSIKAQGTVLVINQNGVIFGKNAQINTGSLLASTLEIGRQTRTLNATTQTLTLADRNEEFLNFGLLGAASQVTAGQAAADTLSAQQIALTVNETRLEGAITVEAGAQITAAAGGYVILAGPKITNGGTLLADRGQVSLAAGRTVRLEASTGAAGSATPDIRGLKVSTGVDDSYASALYVENRGIIQSTEGYASLMAARGGAVINSGVITATTSVARNGYVELQGGQIRLAPSSVIAITPDDDGTIPQDFKSLSDFKTSRITIGDATSAVEMASGSLIYAPSAKVGVGAAPGIDTTYLDQAGNTSAGSRIFIDSGATIDVSGLKNVLISSSRNSVTISPVKGNELADTPALRNSFLSGATLYLDPRLSGVRDDGFAWIGSPLVSAASYAQQVGITASELMTKGGDITLGTAVTPAAGGVARASDVIVKSGAQIDISGGWVNYQAGMVRTTKLVDVSGAIVDISQADPNGVYVGIYSGFIHNQPRFNEARTYANPLLTGARYQDGYSEGRDAGSLTIKTSQPLLEGTVYADAFPGLLQRQEAQVGTGKTTIYGDQRRLQAAASQLPVGGLLSIQELGLVNGSSTVSGGGDIRIVDGASPILGGGLSYGGSVSVDGAGNLVIPTRAEESLPAPEVRKTLTLGADTLAEMGLGQLNLTTSGSLTVEKDADVVMTPGGVFSAATGGKITIDGSITAASGLIDLTTYGLGSIFETKTAKPGDYDIVVNGSLSTAGLWINDYGTTGEALRGSAYTDGGKVSLNVAARKLLYPATSNAASPAANVDLSGSILLDGERSLIDVSGGGYVTSDGALVLTAKGGDVSLTNDTTYFQIGYNPVGTPSDGGWPGIRLDGLPTTLNPDAMNAKVSIGQGVIRGHGFGGGGTFSLTTPAIAFGQGRALTGTNLDLDFFSASGFANYDIKSYGTSLTPNTLSGLGGYNAVLSTQTLTIGAGQSLNLSQSRYTIRPTTAQTAALMGLKSGGRVSDVLTASVPTEAWDQLGVNLTFGGLVELKVAQGGQIVGAAGSTIGASKILSQGTIRLHGGKVVQNATLPNFYVGTTATPAVAVRDLSEVFSTRADGTVDPNAMSKIDPRRTNAQVARGPIYLLGALDADVGVQLDAGSVTDLSGVSIRNPYASAVTNGRQIVTGRVWNGGALLTATAKGDVGTIVGVAPPIGGSSPYSNSTTQPSLREDVVGLALNAAKGAVIDISGASDVYDQPTAFGTYAATEQWSNGGTLSLGTGGVIAGATIRAEGGAAQAAGGVLAMTDLVLTGDAAAAPARNTLTAQAIETAGFDTLVVQGSLRGEGDVNLRLGSAFYLTSKTWDGVTPLTDAAYRQSLSPIVGATGNLRIEAAYVSLGGAFQGLSTPAVGVAGDGQVTFDAKLMDVGGAVLFDRSVARTRFNVAGDLRFTGVSPYETVFALPGTSPAPSLAGHLAVNGDLSLVAGQVYATTGSTYAVSSTAGDGLIAIGRSSAATASTPYSAGSNLSFQAASIVQGGVLRAPLGTLTLGAQTAMVRNGATFAPATGSVVLADGGLTSVSADGLSIPYGVTTDQKEYYFNPVSAQPLTGPPTGVLNLAGRDIVTQSGATVRLTGGGDVYAYEFIPGVGGSRDVLSQYNPDAFSGNGGYQYADRRQVYAIVPGLSDAAVAPFDPIYSANYGDLYGASAVGKRVYLSGGPNFAAGWYTLLPAQYATLPGGMRVVEATGLNAAPGVAQTRRDGSVLVSGRYGGLNGQEDSQLRMFAVDSQTVLRSYSNIALTSATLAFSDQAQKAGTVAPRLPTDAARLTIQPIDSLTLAGTFETAPAAGGRGAQADISGSNIVIVSEIGAPSAGQIQLDADQLSNLNVDSLLIGGSRIENADGTTSIRASATSIKVANNASHALAAPDILLAVDNGGSIVLDDDAAIVARGSTSDARTGAYLVDGSASDLSGKGALVRVSNGPARAVTRTNLDAGADTATLHIGAATLSGASVLLNSSHDLTINPLANLSAVDLGLGAAEMHFAENGANLRGLVITSRLASALGAAKRLTLSTPSAIDFASGSYAFGDLVLDAGGLAVAPDAASVKLTAGTLTLANSHAKLAGCNAACGSARLSIEAASLVFGSGDVQVLGAGGGVSLSARDGLFYQGRGSLTVGAARLTISAPLIADRAVSTGSGVKAVIPSLALISTGAVNILGGGGAVTLPEGVAGATLAIEGATINVAQARLRASAGVLKLTAQNDLTIGAGAVLATPGYVKSFGDAADPYLVYASGGALTLTSVAGDIDLAAGSTLSVGGGVGEAGDLTLNAAKGAVRFGGVLEAKAPGKGAGFFLNQGGAFDLATFQTVTNGAFTGHVAIQTGTGDLTLAAGQTLKADNLYLTADGGRVDVGGTIDVSGVNGGDVRLIGADGVILRGGSKIDARAAGYGDDATRVAEGGSVLIGTVGTGGIRVEAGASIDVGAARDQARLVETRENGVTNYRLVEADRGGSLTLRAPVIGPDGAQTVNIAFAGVVTGADSVTVEGYKAYDLGDIAAGGQFSGVTVGNGVATLDLAASGKPNFLSDTSAGALADFIRRFDISAAYGQLGGLASGANFHARPGVELNYAGDIVLASNWNLAAGVVDVSGAVSAGLMAAHPSIAGAYYVKPGSEGDLLAGFTDMTYRVGGKASGEAGALTLRAGGDLTLKGSITDGYFTFGDQTDPAYLNTAVGAGSRVYNGSLTGTCVGSCATVGAYTPAGSPTNVISVTFPGAAALGSQLAATGNPAPYRAAANSAAAQGSGPSGAGDPIASADLFPLIDTGNGQQAVQSWSYQLVAGAARDPSGRFSADTTRVQAGSDASLTVDGRGAYSYGGVTGTNSFSDSLLFGTTNGQRVTAEAWLQAQLAANPAFTTNSYTRITFSAAPAAVQSFLSQNARAYFAQYPGRYTLSGPANAPTGVSTTLELAAGFLKLAAGSWSTLKTSYTPPRSTTTPPVTTVQTAALIRTGTGSIGLAAAGDIDLRNGATPVYRNLSTGAETTAASGYQVGGAAVYTAGARVRPALVTVIDPTTGETLLLDPSAYSQPDPRLTNYAYGSGTGASPGLKGLLEAETVYADGGGDVTLTAGRDVLSRRDAYTAAWIGAGANAVRGLTFVGSMTQPWRVGEVGRITDIRINNKLFSEGLGTLGGGDIRVSAGGQVVDLTVAADTTVTTADVSGQTGKALITYGGGDVSMKVGGDLLGGRIDIARGTATSSSAATSPPPA; encoded by the coding sequence ATGACCGCCCACAACACCCACGGAGACGCCGGCGTCCGGCGGGCGCGCTCGCAGCTTCTCGGCGGGGCCAGCCTGGTGGCGTTCATCGCGCTGGGCGGCGGCGCCTGGGCCCAGGTCGCCAGCCTGCGGGGCGCGGCGAGCCTGCCGGCCGCGACCGGCGCGGGGGCGCCCTCCGTGGCCGTGCCCGTCGTGCCAGGCCTGTCCACCGGCGGTCAGTCCGCCGCGGCTCAGGCGGCGGCGGCCCGTGCGTTGCGCAATGCTTCCAAGGCCCAGCAGGCGGTGACTCTGGCCGCCCAGGCCCAGGCGGCGGCGCGGCAGGCCAGCGGCGGCGCGGCCGTGCCCAACGGCCTTGCTCCCGGCGGCCTGGCGCCCGTGGCCAATCCGACCACGAAGAACACGGGCCTGGGCCTGTCGCTGTGGACCGGCGCCCAACTACCCACCCAGACGACCAAGGCCGACGGCTCGGTGCAGGTCGACGTCAAGCAGACCGACTCGCGCGCCGTGCTGTCGTGGGAGACCTTCAACGTCGGCGCCCAGACCACGCTGAACTTCGACCAGAGCCAGAACGGCGTCGCCAAGCCGGACTGGGTCGTGCTCAACCGCGTGGTCGGCCAGCTCGACCCCGCCACCGGCATGCGGACCGGAGCGGCCGCCGCGCCCAGCCAGATCCTCGGCTCGATCAAGGCCCAGGGCACGGTCCTGGTGATCAACCAGAACGGCGTGATCTTCGGCAAGAACGCCCAGATCAACACCGGCTCGCTGCTGGCCTCGACGCTGGAGATCGGCCGCCAGACCCGCACCCTGAACGCGACCACCCAGACCCTGACCCTGGCCGACCGAAACGAAGAGTTCCTGAACTTCGGCCTGCTCGGCGCGGCCAGCCAGGTGACCGCAGGCCAGGCCGCCGCCGACACGCTGTCGGCCCAGCAGATCGCGCTCACCGTCAACGAAACCCGCCTCGAGGGCGCGATAACGGTCGAGGCCGGCGCCCAGATCACCGCCGCCGCCGGCGGCTACGTCATCCTGGCCGGACCCAAGATCACCAACGGGGGCACGCTGCTCGCCGACCGCGGCCAGGTCAGTCTGGCGGCCGGCCGCACCGTGCGCCTCGAGGCCTCGACCGGCGCGGCCGGCAGCGCCACGCCCGATATCCGCGGCCTGAAGGTCTCCACGGGCGTCGACGACAGCTACGCCTCCGCCCTCTATGTCGAGAACCGCGGGATCATCCAGTCGACCGAGGGCTACGCCTCGCTCATGGCGGCCCGGGGCGGCGCGGTGATCAATTCCGGCGTCATCACCGCCACCACCAGCGTGGCGCGCAACGGCTATGTCGAACTGCAGGGCGGCCAGATCCGTCTGGCCCCGAGCAGCGTCATCGCCATCACTCCCGACGACGACGGCACGATCCCGCAGGACTTCAAGTCGCTGAGCGACTTCAAGACCTCCCGGATCACCATCGGCGACGCCACCTCGGCGGTCGAGATGGCCTCCGGCAGCCTGATCTATGCGCCGAGCGCCAAGGTGGGCGTCGGCGCCGCGCCGGGCATCGACACCACCTATCTGGACCAGGCCGGCAACACGAGCGCCGGATCGCGGATCTTCATCGACAGCGGCGCGACGATCGACGTCTCCGGCCTGAAGAACGTGCTGATCTCGTCGTCGCGCAACAGCGTGACGATCTCGCCGGTCAAGGGCAACGAGCTGGCCGACACCCCGGCTCTGCGCAACAGCTTCCTCTCCGGTGCGACGCTCTATCTGGACCCGCGCCTGTCGGGCGTGCGCGACGACGGCTTCGCGTGGATCGGCTCGCCCCTGGTGTCGGCGGCCAGCTACGCCCAGCAGGTCGGCATCACCGCCTCGGAGCTGATGACCAAGGGCGGCGACATCACCCTGGGCACGGCCGTCACCCCCGCGGCCGGCGGCGTCGCCCGCGCCTCGGACGTCATCGTCAAGAGCGGCGCCCAGATCGACATCAGCGGCGGCTGGGTCAACTATCAGGCCGGCATGGTGCGAACCACCAAGCTGGTCGACGTCAGCGGCGCGATCGTCGACATCAGCCAGGCCGATCCCAACGGCGTCTATGTGGGCATCTACAGCGGCTTCATCCACAACCAGCCGCGCTTCAACGAGGCCCGCACCTACGCCAACCCGCTGCTGACCGGGGCGCGTTACCAGGACGGCTACAGCGAGGGCCGCGACGCCGGCTCGCTGACCATCAAGACCTCCCAGCCGCTGCTGGAAGGCACGGTCTACGCCGACGCCTTCCCCGGCCTGCTGCAGCGCCAGGAAGCCCAGGTCGGCACGGGCAAGACCACGATCTACGGCGACCAGCGACGCCTGCAGGCGGCCGCCTCGCAGCTGCCGGTCGGCGGCCTGCTGTCGATCCAGGAACTGGGCCTCGTCAACGGCAGCAGCACGGTCAGCGGCGGCGGCGACATCCGGATCGTCGACGGTGCCTCGCCGATCCTCGGCGGCGGCCTGTCGTACGGCGGAAGCGTCTCGGTCGACGGCGCGGGCAATCTGGTGATCCCGACGCGGGCCGAAGAGTCCCTTCCCGCGCCCGAGGTTCGCAAGACGCTGACGCTTGGCGCGGACACCCTGGCCGAAATGGGCCTTGGCCAGCTGAACCTGACCACCTCGGGCAGCCTGACGGTCGAAAAGGACGCCGACGTCGTGATGACGCCCGGCGGCGTGTTCAGCGCCGCGACCGGCGGCAAGATCACCATCGACGGTTCGATCACCGCCGCTTCGGGCCTGATCGACCTGACGACCTATGGCCTTGGTTCGATCTTCGAGACCAAGACGGCCAAGCCGGGCGACTACGACATCGTCGTCAACGGCTCGCTTTCGACGGCGGGCCTGTGGATCAACGACTACGGAACCACCGGCGAGGCGCTTCGAGGCTCGGCCTACACCGACGGCGGCAAGGTCTCGCTGAACGTCGCGGCTCGAAAGCTGCTCTATCCGGCGACGTCGAACGCCGCGTCTCCGGCCGCCAACGTCGATCTCAGCGGCAGCATCCTGCTGGACGGCGAGCGCTCGCTGATCGACGTTTCCGGCGGCGGCTACGTGACCTCGGACGGCGCCCTGGTCCTGACGGCCAAGGGCGGCGACGTCAGCCTGACCAACGACACCACCTATTTCCAGATCGGCTACAATCCGGTCGGCACGCCCAGCGACGGGGGCTGGCCCGGCATCCGCCTCGACGGCCTGCCCACGACGCTCAATCCCGACGCCATGAACGCCAAGGTCTCGATCGGCCAGGGTGTGATCCGCGGCCACGGCTTCGGCGGCGGCGGCACGTTCAGCCTGACCACCCCGGCCATCGCCTTCGGCCAGGGCCGCGCCCTGACCGGGACCAATCTCGATCTCGACTTCTTCTCCGCCAGCGGTTTCGCCAACTACGACATCAAGTCGTACGGAACCTCGCTGACGCCCAACACCCTCAGCGGCCTCGGCGGCTACAACGCCGTGCTGTCGACGCAGACCCTGACCATCGGCGCCGGCCAGAGCCTGAACCTCAGCCAGTCGCGCTACACGATCCGGCCGACGACCGCCCAGACCGCCGCGCTCATGGGACTGAAGTCCGGCGGCAGGGTCTCCGACGTCCTGACGGCGTCCGTGCCGACCGAGGCCTGGGACCAGCTGGGCGTCAATCTCACCTTCGGCGGCCTGGTGGAGCTGAAGGTCGCGCAGGGCGGTCAGATCGTCGGCGCGGCCGGCTCGACGATCGGCGCCTCGAAGATTCTCAGCCAGGGGACCATCCGCCTGCATGGCGGCAAGGTCGTGCAGAACGCCACCCTGCCAAACTTCTATGTCGGCACGACCGCCACGCCGGCGGTCGCCGTGCGCGACCTTTCGGAGGTGTTCAGTACGCGCGCCGACGGCACGGTCGATCCGAACGCCATGTCGAAGATCGACCCCAGGCGCACGAACGCCCAGGTGGCCCGCGGCCCGATCTACCTGCTGGGCGCGCTCGACGCCGATGTCGGCGTGCAGCTCGACGCCGGCAGCGTGACCGACCTTTCCGGCGTCAGCATCCGCAACCCCTACGCCTCGGCGGTGACCAACGGTCGCCAGATCGTCACCGGCCGGGTCTGGAACGGCGGCGCCCTGCTGACGGCGACCGCCAAGGGCGACGTCGGCACGATCGTCGGGGTCGCGCCCCCGATCGGCGGGTCCTCGCCCTATTCCAACTCCACCACCCAGCCGAGCCTGCGCGAGGATGTCGTCGGCCTTGCGCTGAACGCCGCCAAGGGCGCGGTGATCGACATCTCCGGCGCCAGCGACGTCTACGACCAGCCGACCGCCTTCGGGACCTACGCCGCCACCGAGCAATGGAGCAACGGCGGCACGCTCAGCCTGGGAACCGGCGGCGTCATCGCCGGGGCCACGATCCGCGCCGAAGGCGGCGCCGCGCAGGCGGCCGGCGGCGTGCTGGCCATGACCGACCTTGTGCTGACCGGCGACGCCGCCGCGGCGCCCGCCCGCAACACCCTGACCGCCCAGGCCATCGAGACGGCCGGCTTCGACACCCTGGTCGTCCAGGGATCGCTGCGCGGCGAAGGCGACGTGAACCTTCGGCTCGGCTCGGCCTTCTACCTGACGTCCAAAACCTGGGACGGCGTAACCCCGCTGACCGACGCGGCCTATCGGCAGAGCCTGTCCCCCATTGTGGGGGCGACCGGAAACCTGCGCATCGAAGCCGCCTACGTCTCGCTGGGCGGCGCCTTCCAGGGCCTGAGCACGCCGGCCGTCGGCGTGGCCGGCGACGGCCAGGTCACCTTCGACGCCAAGCTGATGGACGTGGGCGGAGCGGTGCTGTTCGACCGCTCGGTCGCCAGGACCAGATTCAACGTGGCTGGCGACCTGCGCTTCACCGGCGTCAGCCCCTACGAGACCGTTTTCGCTCTGCCCGGAACTTCACCGGCGCCGAGCCTCGCGGGTCACCTGGCGGTCAACGGCGACCTGTCGCTGGTCGCCGGCCAGGTCTACGCCACGACCGGCTCGACCTACGCCGTCAGCTCCACGGCCGGCGACGGCCTGATCGCCATCGGCCGGTCCAGCGCCGCCACTGCCTCCACGCCCTACTCCGCCGGCAGCAATCTCAGCTTCCAGGCCGCCAGCATCGTCCAGGGCGGCGTCCTGCGCGCTCCGCTCGGTACTTTGACCCTCGGCGCCCAGACGGCGATGGTCCGCAACGGCGCGACCTTCGCGCCCGCCACCGGTTCGGTCGTGCTGGCGGACGGCGGTCTCACCTCGGTGTCGGCCGACGGCCTGTCGATCCCCTACGGCGTGACGACCGACCAGAAGGAATACTACTTCAATCCGGTCAGCGCCCAGCCGCTCACCGGCCCGCCGACGGGCGTGCTGAACCTGGCCGGGCGAGACATCGTCACCCAGTCGGGCGCGACGGTCAGGCTGACCGGCGGCGGCGACGTCTACGCCTACGAATTCATCCCGGGCGTCGGCGGCTCGCGCGACGTGCTCAGCCAGTACAACCCCGACGCCTTCAGCGGCAACGGCGGCTATCAGTATGCAGATCGTCGCCAGGTCTACGCCATCGTGCCGGGCCTGTCCGACGCCGCGGTGGCTCCGTTCGACCCGATCTACTCGGCCAACTACGGCGACCTCTATGGCGCGTCGGCCGTGGGCAAGCGCGTCTATCTCAGCGGCGGCCCGAACTTCGCGGCGGGCTGGTACACCTTGCTGCCGGCCCAGTACGCCACCCTGCCCGGCGGCATGCGCGTGGTCGAGGCGACCGGCCTGAACGCCGCTCCGGGCGTCGCCCAGACGCGCCGCGACGGCTCGGTGCTGGTGTCGGGCCGCTACGGCGGCCTGAACGGCCAGGAGGACTCCCAGCTGCGGATGTTCGCCGTCGACAGCCAGACGGTGTTGCGCAGCTACTCCAACATCGCCCTGACCTCGGCCACGCTCGCTTTCTCCGACCAGGCGCAGAAGGCCGGAACCGTCGCCCCGCGCCTGCCGACCGACGCCGCGCGGCTGACCATCCAGCCGATCGACTCCCTGACCCTGGCCGGAACTTTCGAGACCGCGCCGGCCGCCGGCGGCCGAGGCGCCCAGGCCGACATCAGCGGCTCCAACATCGTCATCGTCTCGGAGATCGGCGCCCCGTCCGCGGGCCAGATCCAACTCGACGCCGACCAGCTGTCGAACCTCAATGTCGACAGCCTGCTGATCGGCGGCTCGCGCATCGAGAACGCCGACGGCACGACCAGCATCCGCGCCTCGGCGACCAGCATCAAGGTCGCCAACAACGCCAGCCACGCCCTGGCGGCGCCCGACATCCTGCTGGCGGTCGACAACGGCGGATCCATCGTCCTCGACGACGACGCGGCCATCGTCGCGCGCGGCTCGACTTCCGACGCCCGGACCGGCGCGTACCTCGTCGACGGCTCGGCCTCGGACCTCAGCGGCAAGGGCGCGCTCGTGCGCGTATCCAACGGGCCGGCCCGCGCCGTGACGCGGACCAACCTCGACGCCGGCGCCGACACGGCGACGCTGCACATCGGCGCGGCCACCCTGAGCGGCGCGTCGGTGCTACTCAATTCCAGCCACGACCTGACCATCAACCCGTTGGCCAATCTCTCGGCCGTCGACCTCGGGCTGGGCGCCGCGGAGATGCACTTCGCCGAGAACGGCGCGAACCTGCGCGGCCTGGTCATCACCTCCCGCCTGGCCAGCGCGCTGGGCGCGGCCAAGCGCCTGACCCTCAGCACGCCCTCGGCGATCGACTTCGCCTCCGGCAGCTATGCGTTCGGCGATCTCGTGCTGGACGCCGGCGGCCTGGCGGTCGCGCCGGACGCCGCCTCGGTCAAGCTGACCGCCGGCACGCTCACCCTGGCCAACAGCCACGCCAAGCTCGCCGGCTGCAACGCCGCCTGCGGCTCGGCGCGCCTGTCGATCGAAGCCGCCAGCCTCGTCTTCGGCTCCGGCGACGTCCAGGTGCTGGGCGCGGGGGGCGGCGTATCGCTCAGCGCCCGCGACGGCCTGTTCTACCAAGGGCGCGGCTCGCTGACCGTTGGCGCCGCGCGGCTGACGATCTCCGCCCCGCTGATCGCCGACCGCGCCGTTTCGACCGGCTCGGGCGTCAAGGCGGTGATCCCCTCCCTGGCGCTGATCTCCACCGGCGCGGTGAACATCCTCGGCGGCGGCGGCGCGGTGACCCTGCCCGAAGGCGTGGCCGGCGCGACCCTGGCCATCGAAGGCGCGACCATCAATGTCGCCCAAGCCCGGCTCCGCGCCTCGGCCGGCGTGCTGAAACTGACCGCCCAGAACGACCTGACGATCGGCGCGGGCGCTGTCCTGGCCACCCCCGGCTACGTGAAGTCGTTCGGCGACGCGGCAGATCCCTATCTCGTCTACGCCTCCGGCGGAGCGCTGACCCTGACCTCGGTCGCCGGCGACATCGACCTGGCGGCGGGCTCGACCCTGTCGGTCGGCGGAGGCGTCGGCGAGGCCGGCGACCTGACGCTCAACGCCGCCAAGGGCGCGGTGCGCTTCGGCGGCGTCCTGGAGGCCAAGGCGCCGGGCAAGGGCGCGGGCTTCTTCCTGAACCAGGGCGGCGCCTTCGACCTGGCCACCTTCCAGACGGTGACGAACGGCGCCTTCACCGGTCACGTGGCGATCCAGACCGGAACCGGCGACCTGACCCTGGCCGCCGGACAGACCCTCAAGGCCGACAATCTGTACCTGACGGCCGACGGCGGCAGGGTGGATGTGGGCGGAACCATCGACGTCTCCGGCGTGAACGGCGGCGACGTGCGGCTGATCGGCGCCGATGGCGTGATCCTGCGCGGCGGCTCGAAGATAGACGCCCGCGCCGCCGGCTATGGCGACGACGCCACCCGCGTGGCCGAGGGCGGATCGGTGCTGATCGGCACGGTGGGGACGGGCGGCATCCGGGTGGAGGCCGGCGCGAGCATCGACGTCGGCGCGGCCCGCGACCAGGCCCGCCTGGTCGAGACCCGCGAGAACGGCGTGACCAACTACCGGCTCGTCGAGGCCGACCGCGGCGGCTCCCTGACCCTGCGCGCGCCCGTGATCGGCCCGGATGGCGCCCAGACGGTCAATATCGCCTTCGCCGGCGTCGTCACTGGGGCCGACAGCGTCACCGTCGAGGGCTACAAGGCCTACGACCTCGGCGACATCGCCGCCGGAGGTCAGTTCTCCGGCGTCACGGTCGGCAACGGAGTGGCCACGCTGGATCTGGCCGCGTCGGGCAAACCCAATTTCCTGTCGGACACCTCGGCCGGCGCCCTGGCCGACTTCATCCGGCGCTTCGACATATCGGCGGCCTACGGCCAGCTCGGCGGACTTGCTTCGGGCGCGAACTTCCACGCCCGTCCCGGGGTCGAGCTGAACTACGCCGGCGACATCGTCCTGGCGTCGAACTGGAACCTGGCCGCGGGCGTCGTGGACGTGTCCGGCGCGGTCTCGGCGGGCCTGATGGCCGCCCATCCCAGCATAGCGGGCGCCTACTACGTCAAACCCGGTTCCGAAGGCGACCTGCTGGCCGGGTTCACCGACATGACCTACCGCGTCGGCGGCAAGGCTTCCGGTGAGGCCGGCGCGCTCACCCTGCGCGCCGGCGGCGACCTGACGCTGAAAGGGTCGATCACCGACGGCTACTTCACCTTCGGCGATCAGACCGACCCGGCCTACCTGAACACCGCCGTGGGCGCCGGCTCGCGGGTGTACAACGGCTCGTTGACGGGCACGTGCGTCGGATCCTGCGCCACCGTGGGGGCCTATACCCCGGCGGGCTCGCCGACCAACGTCATCAGCGTCACCTTCCCGGGCGCGGCCGCTCTCGGCAGCCAGCTGGCCGCCACCGGCAACCCGGCCCCCTACCGGGCCGCCGCCAACAGCGCGGCGGCGCAGGGTTCGGGTCCGTCGGGCGCGGGCGACCCGATCGCCAGCGCCGACCTCTTCCCGCTCATCGACACCGGAAACGGCCAGCAGGCCGTGCAGTCCTGGTCCTATCAGCTGGTGGCCGGCGCAGCGCGCGATCCCTCCGGCCGCTTCAGCGCCGACACGACCCGCGTCCAGGCCGGCTCGGACGCCAGCCTGACGGTCGACGGTCGCGGCGCCTACAGCTACGGCGGGGTCACCGGCACGAACAGCTTCTCCGACTCCTTGCTGTTCGGCACGACCAACGGCCAGCGGGTCACGGCGGAGGCCTGGCTGCAGGCCCAACTGGCGGCCAATCCCGCCTTCACGACCAACTCCTATACCCGCATCACCTTCTCCGCGGCGCCGGCGGCGGTGCAATCGTTCCTGTCGCAGAACGCCCGCGCCTACTTCGCCCAGTATCCGGGCCGCTACACGCTGAGCGGCCCCGCCAACGCACCGACCGGGGTCTCCACCACCCTGGAACTGGCCGCCGGCTTCCTGAAACTCGCGGCGGGTTCCTGGTCGACGCTGAAGACCAGCTACACCCCTCCCCGCTCCACGACCACGCCGCCGGTGACGACGGTGCAGACCGCGGCCCTGATCCGCACCGGCACGGGCTCGATCGGCCTCGCCGCGGCCGGCGACATCGATCTGCGCAACGGCGCGACCCCGGTCTACCGCAACCTTTCCACCGGCGCGGAGACCACGGCGGCTTCGGGCTATCAGGTCGGCGGCGCGGCGGTTTACACCGCCGGCGCGCGCGTGCGGCCGGCGCTGGTGACGGTGATCGATCCCACGACGGGCGAGACCCTGCTTCTCGACCCGAGCGCCTATTCGCAACCGGATCCGCGCCTGACCAACTACGCCTACGGCTCGGGTACGGGCGCCTCCCCCGGACTGAAGGGCCTGCTCGAAGCCGAAACGGTCTACGCCGACGGCGGCGGCGACGTGACGCTGACGGCGGGGCGCGACGTCCTCAGCCGTCGTGACGCCTATACCGCCGCGTGGATCGGCGCGGGCGCCAACGCGGTGCGCGGCCTCACCTTCGTCGGCAGCATGACCCAGCCCTGGCGGGTCGGAGAGGTCGGGCGGATCACCGACATCCGCATCAACAACAAGCTGTTCAGCGAGGGCCTCGGCACGCTGGGCGGCGGCGACATCCGCGTCTCCGCCGGCGGCCAGGTGGTCGACCTGACCGTGGCCGCCGACACCACGGTGACCACGGCCGACGTCTCGGGCCAGACCGGCAAGGCGCTCATCACCTACGGCGGCGGCGACGTGTCCATGAAGGTCGGCGGCGACCTCCTGGGCGGCCGCATCGACATCGCTCGGGGGACGGCGACATCGTCGTCGGCGGCGACATCGCCGCCGCCGGCCTGA